GCAGGTCGTCGGCCGAGGTCGGCAGCGTCTGGTCGACCTTCGCCAGCACCGTCGAGCTGCGCACCTGGCCGGTGATGCCGGAGATGCCCGACCCGGAAACGGCGACACCGAGCGCCCAGGCGACGAGCAGCACCGCGAGAGCGCTGAGCAACGCGCCCCCGACCGCGTCGACGGCGCGTGCCGGCTGCCAGGTGATGCGGTCGCGCAGCCGCGACCCGGCGAACTGGAACAGCGCCTGCCCGACCGACGCCGACAGGATCACGATGAAGAGCGCCCCCAGGGAGACCACCAGCGACGGCGCCGCCTCGCCGAGCGCGAACGGGGCGAGCCAGACGCCGAACAGCCCGCCGAGCAGGAGCCCGGCGGTGGCGAAGGCGCCGGTGACGAAGCCCTGCCAGTAGCCCGAGAGGGCGTAGAGGAGGACCAGCACCACGAGCAGCCAGTCGAGGACGTTCACCGGCCTTCTCCGAATCTGGTGTTGGACCGTACGTCGGCCCGGAGGTCCTCACCCTGCAGCATGTGGTCGGGAACGAGGTGGACCGGCGGGTCCTCGACCGTGTCGGCCCACCCGACGAAGTCGAAGAGCCGCGCGATGATGCCGGCCGTGAAGCCCCACAGCACCAGGTCCTTGCCGGCGCCGATGAGGTAGCCGGGCCCGACCCAGCCCGACGGGTGGCGTACGGAGATCCGGTGGTCGGGACCGACGAGCGAGGCGATCGGCACGCGATGGACCTCGTGGACCTCGTCGGGGTCCACGGCCGCGACCGGGCTCTCGGTCTCCCACCAGCCCAGCAACGGGGTCACGGCGTAGTTGCTCGGCGGCAGCCAGAGCTCGGGGAGCTCGGCGAACACGTCGACCCCGGCGGGGTCGAGGCCGGTCTCCTCCTCGGCCTCGCGCAGCGCCGCGTCGTGGGCGGTCTCACCCGGCTCGATCCCACCGCCGGGGAAGGAGATCTGGCCGGGGTGGCTGCGCATGTGGTGGGAACGCTCGGTGAGCAGCAGGTCGGGGCCGTGGTCGCCCTCGCCGAAGAGCACCAGCACGGCACCGCGCCGCGGGTCGCTGTCCTCGGGCGGCATGAAGCGGGTCAGGTCGTGGACCGTGATCGCCCGCGCGCCCTCCTCGATCGGGCGCAACCAGTCGGGCCTCACAGGCGGATCCCGAGGTGCTCGTCGACGAGGTCCTCGAGCTCGCCCACCGAGTCGACCTTCTGCGCCACCACGGTCGCGGCGCCGTCCTCGTCGACGAAGGCGAACATCGGCAACCCCATCAGGCCCGGGAACGGCCCGGCGCCCTGCAGCGAGGACTGCGGGTCGGCCAGCAGCGGGTAGGTCACCCCGGTCTCGCCGACCAGGTCCATCGCGCTCTCGACCTGGGGGTCCTCGTAGTCGATGCCGAGGACCTGCACCTGCTCGCCGTGCTGCTCGTGGAACTGCTGGATGA
This genomic interval from Nocardioides euryhalodurans contains the following:
- a CDS encoding NUDIX hydrolase, which encodes MRPDWLRPIEEGARAITVHDLTRFMPPEDSDPRRGAVLVLFGEGDHGPDLLLTERSHHMRSHPGQISFPGGGIEPGETAHDAALREAEEETGLDPAGVDVFAELPELWLPPSNYAVTPLLGWWETESPVAAVDPDEVHEVHRVPIASLVGPDHRISVRHPSGWVGPGYLIGAGKDLVLWGFTAGIIARLFDFVGWADTVEDPPVHLVPDHMLQGEDLRADVRSNTRFGEGR